A genomic stretch from Corvus cornix cornix isolate S_Up_H32 chromosome 9, ASM73873v5, whole genome shotgun sequence includes:
- the AMOTL2 gene encoding angiomotin-like protein 2 isoform X2, translating into MRTAEDSNGTVLHRLIQEQLRYGNLTENRTLLAIQQQALRGGGAGGAGSPRSSLESLSPEESQMVQQSTRQEPQGQEHHSDHVYLENSVYRLCPPKGEELPTYEEAKAHSQFFASQRGAAGTGVRAENAPRGAESGARRPDEGLKDLKHGHVRSLSERLMRMSLERNGAKAQSPISASHSFPQLSRQLVPLRGQHPEGTEPRGPPPEYPYVIPSQDAYLAEPRPCSREGPGFQHPEIRVLPTPVPAAFLPLCPSTLGPAGVEALVSAQAVSAGSRLARADAVLRENERLQRESEKLRRELESCAEKASRIQKLESEIQRISEDYENLVKASSKREALEKAMRNKRDCEMRRLQDFNRDLKERLESANKQLASKTQESQESNQGSVAKLLAQSYEHQQEKEKLEREVSLLRSANEDQRRRAELLEQALGSAQARAAKAEAELRKKRAYVEKVERLQAALGQLQAACEKREQLELRLRTRLEQELKMLRAQQRQAGAAGGGTPELSAHTLSEQLREKEEKILALEADMTKWEQKYLEECTMRQFAMDAAATAAAQRDTTLISHSPRHSPNSSFNEDLLLASHKHQEMENRLKALHAQILEKDAVIKVLQQRSRRDPSKALQGSLRPAKSVPSIFAASAAPSWPGAGQSDRSSEGSSRGSTGKATAEGTAVSTALPLPSHSKHGSKDGSTQTDGAAGSSGQGEGTGVLESSAASRAPDLSDMVEILI; encoded by the exons ATGAGGACGGCGGAGGACTCGAACGGGACGGTCCTGCACCGCCtgatccaggagcagctgcGCTATGGGAATCTCACGGAGAACCGCACTCTGCTGGCCATCCAGCAGCAGGCCctgcgcggcggcggggccggcggggccgggagcccCCGCTCCTCCCTGGAGAGCCTCAGCCCGGAGGAGAGCCAGATGGTGCAGCAATCCACGCGGCAGGAGCCGCAGGGCCAGGAGCATCACTCCGACCACGTCTACTTGGAGAACAGCGTCTATCGGCTCTGCCCGCCCAAGGGCGAGGAGCTGCCCACCTACGAGGAGGCCAAGGCGCATTCCCAGTTCTTCGCCTCGCAGCGGGGAGCGGCCGGCACGGGGGTCCGGGCTGAGAACGCCCCGCGCGGGGCCGAGAGCGGGGCCCGGCGCCCCGACGAGGGGCTGAAGGACCTGAAGCACGGCCACGTGCGGTCGCTGAGCGAGCGGCTCATGCGGATGTCGCTGGAGCGGAACGGGGCCAAGGCGCAGAGCCCCATCAGCGCTTCCCACAGCTTCCCGCAGCTCTCCCGGCAGCTCGTCCCCCTGCGCGGGCAGCACCCCGAGGGCACGGAGCCGCGGGGACCGCCCCCGGAGTATCCCTATGTCATCCCTTCCCAGGACGCTTACCTGGCTGAGCCCCGACCCTGCTCCCGGGAAGGGCCTGGATTTCAGCATCCCGAAATCAG GGTGCTGCCCACTCCGGTGCCAGCCGCATTCCTGCCGCTGTGTCCGAGCACACTGGGTCCAGCCGGCGTGGAGGCCCTGGTCAGCGCCCAGGCGGTGTCGGCCGGCAGCCGCCTGGCCCGGGCAGACGCCGTCCTGCGGGAGAATGAGAGGCTCCAGCGAGAGAGCGAGAAGCTGCGGCGggagctggagagctgtgccGAGAAGGCGAGCCGCATCCAGAAG CTGGAGAGCGAGATCCAGCGCATCTCAGAGGATTATGAAAACCTCGTCAAGGCGTCTTCCAAGCGGGAAGCCTTGGAGAAAGCCATGAGAAACAAGAGAGATTGTGAGATGCGACGGCTCCAGGATTTCAACCGGGACCTGAAAG AGCGGTTGGAATCGGCGAACAAGCAGCTGGCCAGCAAGACCCAGGAAAGCCAGGAGAGCAACCAGGGCAGCGTGGCCAAACTCCTGGCACAGA gctATGAGcaccagcaggagaaggagaagctggagcgggaggtgtccctgctgcgCAGCGCCAACGAGGACCAGCGTCGGcgggcagagctgctggagcaggcgCTGGGCAGCGCCCAGGCGCGGGCGGCCAAGGCAGAGGCCGAGCTCCGGAAGAAACGAGCCTACGTGGAGAAGGTGGAGcggctgcaggcagccctgggccAGCTCCAGGCCGCCTGCGAGAAgcgggagcagctggagctgcgGCTCCGCACCcgcctggagcaggagctgaagatGCTGCGGGCTCAGCAG aggcaggcAGGCGCTGCGGGCGGGGGGACGCCGGAGCTGAGCGCCCACACGCTGTcggagcagctgagggagaaggaggagaagatccTGGCGCTGGAGGCCGACATGACCAAGTGGGAGCAGAAGTACCTGGAGGAGTGCACCATGCGCCAGTTCGCCATGGACGCCGCGGCCACGGCGGCTGCCCAGCGCGACACCACCCTCATCAGCCACTCCCCGCGGCACTCCCCCAACAGCAGCTTCAACGAGGACCTTCTCCTGGCCAGCCACAAGCACCAGGAGATGGAGAACAG gtTAAAAGCCCTTCATGCCCAAATCCTGGAGAAGGATGCTGTCATCAAGGTCCTGCAGCAGCGCTCGCGGAGGGACCCCAGCAAAGCCCTTCAGGGCTCCCTGCGGCCGGCCAAATCCGTGCCCTCCATCTTTGCTGCCTCCGCCGCCCCGAGCTGGCCAGGGGCTGGCCAGAGTGACCGGTCATCTGAGGGCAGCTCCCGTGGCAGCACAG GCAAAGCCACCGCTGAAGGGACAGCAGTGTCCACTGCCCTTCCCTTGCCATCCCACTCCAAGCACGGCAGCAAGGACGGCAGCACGCAGACAGACGGAGCGGCCGGGAGCAGCGGGCAGGGCGAGGGCACCGGTGTGCTGG agagctcGGCTGCTTCCAGAGCCCCAGACCTGTCTGACATGGTGGAGATCCTGATTTAG
- the AMOTL2 gene encoding angiomotin-like protein 2 isoform X1 has protein sequence MRTAEDSNGTVLHRLIQEQLRYGNLTENRTLLAIQQQALRGGGAGGAGSPRSSLESLSPEESQMVQQSTRQEPQGQEHHSDHVYLENSVYRLCPPKGEELPTYEEAKAHSQFFASQRGAAGTGVRAENAPRGAESGARRPDEGLKDLKHGHVRSLSERLMRMSLERNGAKAQSPISASHSFPQLSRQLVPLRGQHPEGTEPRGPPPEYPYVIPSQDAYLAEPRPCSREGPGFQHPEIRVLPTPVPAAFLPLCPSTLGPAGVEALVSAQAVSAGSRLARADAVLRENERLQRESEKLRRELESCAEKASRIQKLESEIQRISEDYENLVKASSKREALEKAMRNKRDCEMRRLQDFNRDLKERLESANKQLASKTQESQESNQGSVAKLLAQSYEHQQEKEKLEREVSLLRSANEDQRRRAELLEQALGSAQARAAKAEAELRKKRAYVEKVERLQAALGQLQAACEKREQLELRLRTRLEQELKMLRAQQRQAGAAGGGTPELSAHTLSEQLREKEEKILALEADMTKWEQKYLEECTMRQFAMDAAATAAAQRDTTLISHSPRHSPNSSFNEDLLLASHKHQEMENRLKALHAQILEKDAVIKVLQQRSRRDPSKALQGSLRPAKSVPSIFAASAAPSWPGAGQSDRSSEGSSRGSTAGKATAEGTAVSTALPLPSHSKHGSKDGSTQTDGAAGSSGQGEGTGVLESSAASRAPDLSDMVEILI, from the exons ATGAGGACGGCGGAGGACTCGAACGGGACGGTCCTGCACCGCCtgatccaggagcagctgcGCTATGGGAATCTCACGGAGAACCGCACTCTGCTGGCCATCCAGCAGCAGGCCctgcgcggcggcggggccggcggggccgggagcccCCGCTCCTCCCTGGAGAGCCTCAGCCCGGAGGAGAGCCAGATGGTGCAGCAATCCACGCGGCAGGAGCCGCAGGGCCAGGAGCATCACTCCGACCACGTCTACTTGGAGAACAGCGTCTATCGGCTCTGCCCGCCCAAGGGCGAGGAGCTGCCCACCTACGAGGAGGCCAAGGCGCATTCCCAGTTCTTCGCCTCGCAGCGGGGAGCGGCCGGCACGGGGGTCCGGGCTGAGAACGCCCCGCGCGGGGCCGAGAGCGGGGCCCGGCGCCCCGACGAGGGGCTGAAGGACCTGAAGCACGGCCACGTGCGGTCGCTGAGCGAGCGGCTCATGCGGATGTCGCTGGAGCGGAACGGGGCCAAGGCGCAGAGCCCCATCAGCGCTTCCCACAGCTTCCCGCAGCTCTCCCGGCAGCTCGTCCCCCTGCGCGGGCAGCACCCCGAGGGCACGGAGCCGCGGGGACCGCCCCCGGAGTATCCCTATGTCATCCCTTCCCAGGACGCTTACCTGGCTGAGCCCCGACCCTGCTCCCGGGAAGGGCCTGGATTTCAGCATCCCGAAATCAG GGTGCTGCCCACTCCGGTGCCAGCCGCATTCCTGCCGCTGTGTCCGAGCACACTGGGTCCAGCCGGCGTGGAGGCCCTGGTCAGCGCCCAGGCGGTGTCGGCCGGCAGCCGCCTGGCCCGGGCAGACGCCGTCCTGCGGGAGAATGAGAGGCTCCAGCGAGAGAGCGAGAAGCTGCGGCGggagctggagagctgtgccGAGAAGGCGAGCCGCATCCAGAAG CTGGAGAGCGAGATCCAGCGCATCTCAGAGGATTATGAAAACCTCGTCAAGGCGTCTTCCAAGCGGGAAGCCTTGGAGAAAGCCATGAGAAACAAGAGAGATTGTGAGATGCGACGGCTCCAGGATTTCAACCGGGACCTGAAAG AGCGGTTGGAATCGGCGAACAAGCAGCTGGCCAGCAAGACCCAGGAAAGCCAGGAGAGCAACCAGGGCAGCGTGGCCAAACTCCTGGCACAGA gctATGAGcaccagcaggagaaggagaagctggagcgggaggtgtccctgctgcgCAGCGCCAACGAGGACCAGCGTCGGcgggcagagctgctggagcaggcgCTGGGCAGCGCCCAGGCGCGGGCGGCCAAGGCAGAGGCCGAGCTCCGGAAGAAACGAGCCTACGTGGAGAAGGTGGAGcggctgcaggcagccctgggccAGCTCCAGGCCGCCTGCGAGAAgcgggagcagctggagctgcgGCTCCGCACCcgcctggagcaggagctgaagatGCTGCGGGCTCAGCAG aggcaggcAGGCGCTGCGGGCGGGGGGACGCCGGAGCTGAGCGCCCACACGCTGTcggagcagctgagggagaaggaggagaagatccTGGCGCTGGAGGCCGACATGACCAAGTGGGAGCAGAAGTACCTGGAGGAGTGCACCATGCGCCAGTTCGCCATGGACGCCGCGGCCACGGCGGCTGCCCAGCGCGACACCACCCTCATCAGCCACTCCCCGCGGCACTCCCCCAACAGCAGCTTCAACGAGGACCTTCTCCTGGCCAGCCACAAGCACCAGGAGATGGAGAACAG gtTAAAAGCCCTTCATGCCCAAATCCTGGAGAAGGATGCTGTCATCAAGGTCCTGCAGCAGCGCTCGCGGAGGGACCCCAGCAAAGCCCTTCAGGGCTCCCTGCGGCCGGCCAAATCCGTGCCCTCCATCTTTGCTGCCTCCGCCGCCCCGAGCTGGCCAGGGGCTGGCCAGAGTGACCGGTCATCTGAGGGCAGCTCCCGTGGCAGCACAG CAGGCAAAGCCACCGCTGAAGGGACAGCAGTGTCCACTGCCCTTCCCTTGCCATCCCACTCCAAGCACGGCAGCAAGGACGGCAGCACGCAGACAGACGGAGCGGCCGGGAGCAGCGGGCAGGGCGAGGGCACCGGTGTGCTGG agagctcGGCTGCTTCCAGAGCCCCAGACCTGTCTGACATGGTGGAGATCCTGATTTAG